The window TAAATTGCCCCGCTGACCTCAGGGTCCCAGAGGCAAAGGGAAGAGAGGTGGAGTCTCAGGCAGCCAGGACCTTAAGCAtgttcctgatcctgcagtgctTAATCATCTGAGGTATCCCATTGAAGTATCTCAGCTGGGTGAGGTCTGCAGGCCCCGCCCCATGCAGGCCTTGCTGTTGATAAGAGAACTGTGTTGAATTGCCTGGTGAGTTTAACATCACCGTGGACTGTTGCTTGCTTTTGCaggtgggaaggaggaggtggaTCACCATGGCCTTGGTGGACAATGCGAGCTGTGCCAAACCCAGTGATGACTTCCCTTTCCCAGAGATCATTGAGCTTAATGTGGGTGGGCAGGTCTACATCACACGCCACCTCACCCTGGTCAGTGTGCCTGGCTCACTGCTCTGGGAAATGTTCACCCAGAAGAACATCCACTCCTTGGCCCGAGACAGCAAGGGCCGCTTCTTCGTGGACCGGGATGGTTTCCTCTTTCGCTACATACTGGATTACATGAGGGaccagcagctggtgctgcctGACCACTTCCCAGAGAGGAACCGCCTGCAGCGGGAAGCCGAGTACTTCAAGCTGCCGGAGCTGGTCAAGATGCTGTCTCCAAAGCTCAACAAGCAGAACTCCATCGGGGATGACCCATGCCAAAGTGACCCAGAGGAGCTGTCGCCCAATGCGGACGTGGCCCGCAACCTTGCCTCTGCCAGCGCCACCCTGACTAATGCTCCTGGGGGCTCCTTTGCCTCCAGCGGGGGCGGTGCTGGCCCAGACATCCGAAGGTCAGGCTTCATCACCATTGGCTACCGGGGCACCTACACCCTGGGCAGAGACAGTCAGACGGATGCCAAGTTCCGCAGGGTGGCGCGGATTATGGTGTGCGGCAAGACCTTGCTGGCCAAAGAAGTCTTTGGGGACACTTTGAACGAGAGCAGGGACCCTGACCGGCCCCCAGAGAGATACACCTCCAGGTACTACCTCAAATTCACCTTCCTGGAGCAAGCCTTTGACAAACTGGCTGACGCCGGCTTCCACATGGTGGCATGCAACTCCACGGGCACCTGCGCCTTTGCCCATGACCAGACAGACGACAAGATCTGGACCTCTTACACCGAATATGTTTTCTACCGTGAGTGACAattaccaaaaaacaaacaccaaatgccaactctccctccccacctcctgtgCTGGCTGTTTTCTGTAGAACTTAGACATCAGACCCTTGAATCTTGgtatttttcctccttcctttacatttgtttttccaaGTCGAACCCTCTCTGACTTCCTCTTGTACTGGTTATTGAATAACACCAACCCCCTTCTCTCCAACTTCCAACAGTAGCTCCCAACCCTCTCTGGATCCTGGACTTGGCTGTTCTTgtacggggtgtgtgtgggggggaacaaatATCTTTGTGTTGGGGGCGAACTGCTCGGGGATTTTTGCTGCTGGATAAGCTCACCAGAGTTAACGAGTGAAGAGACgttgagcagagctgcagccaggttTTAATCAGAACCGATTCCCAGCCTCACAATGTGTATACCCAGGGAATGTGCTGTGTATGCTATACCTGATTTGCTGGGTGACTCGTGCAAGGGGAATACCAGTTCCATGTTATGGCTGGTAGAGGGAGCAAAGGGGAAAGAGATCCTCATACTGTAGATATATTGCCAGTAGCCTATGTAAGCTGCTTAGCATTTATACTGCCAGTGCTTGGAAAGGTTAAAGAGACAGAGACATGCCACACATGTTTGCAGCTCTGGATTCAAAACATTTACGCTATCCTAACTGAGATGCTTCTTGCTTCTTCGATATGAGCTAATAGAGAGAGACGCACACTCCTGTGTATATACCTGGggtaggacaggggtggggggaagacctATCTGGTATTTTCACACAACAGGGTGTATAGTAGACCTTTAGGACAGTTTGATATCAGTGTCAAATTTACTGTCATTGTTCCGTCACTTAGAGTAGGAAGAAGGTAATCAGACTCCAGGAGGACCGGCTTTGATTGCTACAGGGAATGACATTCTGGTTTACCCACAGCTACGACTATATATTTATAGATTAAAGAGAATCTTAACTAaaaaggtgggggaaaaaaatctttgccaCTTCATTAGCAACCTCTCGCTAGGTCTCTTTCTAATTGTGGCGCTTCGCTCTCTGTTCACGGGCctgaggctggctggctgctgctttacCATGCCTGGGCCACATGTAATAAGGGAACAAAAAAGACCTGCTTTTGTGTTAATGGGCTGAGGTGAAAGGCAGAAAAGCTGGTGCCCCTTTTTGACTGAAAGCACATGGAACCAGGAATGATTCATGTCTAGAGTGCAGGGATCTAAGAGTAAAAGAATCAGCCACACAAAAGGCATTTGATGGGAGGGCGGGGTCTGTTTTCTGGagcatttttttctctcctttgaaTGCAGATATTGAAGATCTCTGCAATTAGAGATTTCCCTTCCTACCTGGCTGCTTCCCTTGTGTTTTGCTCCAgctccattctcctcctctttgaACCTCCCCCTCTCTGCAACTGCACATGTTAAATTATTACTAGGAATGAGTGTTACCGCTCGTGAGAGAGATACCAATGGCTCTGGACTGAGGCATTCAGTCAATGGAAATTCTCCCGTTGATTGCCAGCAAACAGGCTATGGATCCAATCTCATTGTGCAGGTAGGCACTATGAAAGCTTCTGCCAGTGTGCTTTATGCCTGAAGCACCCCCTGTGATTGCAGTCCTCACGCGGCCCTGCCAGAGCACCTCAGTCCTGAGGTTCAGTCCCTGCTATTTCAGACCTGGCTTTCCCCAGACAGCTCTACCACTGTCCCTCaatcctgatccacagcccctGCTCCTTGCTAGTCCAGTCTTGAgctcccacacagctctgccaagacACCAGACCTGCAGTCCACCCTGCTATTCAGGGCCACTGCTGCTAATTCCATGTGTGTGGTGTATGGGTGAGATAATCACACTACATGGATACATGGTGTGGGTGCGGATGTGCGGGGACTCCTAGTACTTTCTTAAGGGGGGAGACGATTAAGAAATGTtctagaaagaagaaaaaaaagcaagagtAGGGATTTGGGGTAAAAATAACAGCAAAATCTTCTCCATCCTGAAAACTCATTGAAGAAGGGGAGCTAtgagaattgtttttaaaatggtgagTGCTTCATGAGTCCAGAATTGTGCTTAGGGGAACACAGTCGTCTACTTTTaagctctgggttttttttttaaatctcagaatCAAAAGGATTTGTGTGTggtgcagggaagggagggatgAGGCCATGTGCGGGGGTAGGGGCACAAGATCGAAATTAATAGAGATATGTCCATGTttgcttttgaaatatttaaacattctTCTAGAGCACTGGTGACTGGAGTTGATgagaaaacagaattttcatcCCATGGGAAATACCAACatgtgtggtgtttgtttttgtccCCCACTgatatgaaaagtcaaaatctccaaatttttcatggaaagaatattccaaaatatttcagtctggAAGCATTGAAATGActgcattaaaatgaaacattttaataacaGTGAAACATTATTCTATAATGAAATATTGAATATGTGtcatataaaattaatattacaACATACAAGACCAAGTGagaatgtcaaaacaaaataaaagactcCATTTGGAATAATTTTCCAACTTTTATGTCAAAAATTTCCTCAGAATTGACAAgttcccatgaaacattttgatttcaagaaagcagcattttccaatggaaaaactgCTCcactaaaaatatttcatttcaaacagTAGAATCTTACTAATGCAGAGAACCATAAGGTGGAACTGGCTAATCTAACCCTTCTGTAGACTTCACACAGAATTTCATGGGGATGAAGAGTGAGACTTTCAACAGGAGATGGGCATGTTTGAAAACCCATAGGGTTGATAAAAACGACTCTACAAGCCGATAGGATGTAATACAGAATGGGATCCTTTCTATAGGCTTTTTGAATGATACTACAGAAAGGAAGTAGCTCTATGTTAAATTCCAGAGCAGAACTCAGAACATCCATTGCAACATTC of the Dermochelys coriacea isolate rDerCor1 chromosome 9, rDerCor1.pri.v4, whole genome shotgun sequence genome contains:
- the LOC122455373 gene encoding BTB/POZ domain-containing protein KCTD12-like, producing the protein MALVDNASCAKPSDDFPFPEIIELNVGGQVYITRHLTLVSVPGSLLWEMFTQKNIHSLARDSKGRFFVDRDGFLFRYILDYMRDQQLVLPDHFPERNRLQREAEYFKLPELVKMLSPKLNKQNSIGDDPCQSDPEELSPNADVARNLASASATLTNAPGGSFASSGGGAGPDIRRSGFITIGYRGTYTLGRDSQTDAKFRRVARIMVCGKTLLAKEVFGDTLNESRDPDRPPERYTSRYYLKFTFLEQAFDKLADAGFHMVACNSTGTCAFAHDQTDDKIWTSYTEYVFYRE